A part of Thermus thermamylovorans genomic DNA contains:
- a CDS encoding SWIM zinc finger family protein, whose protein sequence is MPLKERLFQTLGKLEKAKALLGKVHPVAGMEGLFVVESESQPRKRYLVDLEAETCTCPAYAQGKTRPCKHQVAVVLSLWLREKRRAQVETRAAERPVA, encoded by the coding sequence ATGCCTCTAAAGGAAAGGCTCTTCCAGACCCTGGGCAAGCTGGAGAAGGCCAAGGCGCTCCTCGGGAAGGTCCACCCCGTGGCGGGGATGGAGGGGCTCTTCGTGGTGGAGAGCGAGAGCCAGCCGAGGAAGCGCTACCTCGTGGACCTCGAGGCCGAGACCTGCACCTGCCCGGCCTACGCCCAGGGGAAGACCCGGCCCTGCAAGCACCAGGTGGCCGTGGTCCTCTCCCTCTGGCTCCGGGAGAAGCGGAGGGCTCAGGTGGAGACGCGGGCGGCGGAGCGCCCGGTGGCCTAG